The segment GAGTTGGTTTTACCTGATGTGTCGGGCAACGCATTGAAAGATAAGTGTTTTTTAGCGCTTTGCATTCAACCACTCCTGATCCGTTTTGATGCTGCGCCACTTTTGAAGAAGGAAAGGCCGGAAAGCAGGAAAGGCTGGAACACACATAATTCGTTTAAGATTTACCAATAGACAATGGCCCGCCCCGGAGCATCCGGGGCGGGCCATTTGTGTTGCTTTTGAAAAGGGGCTTCCCTTTCCTCCGCAGGTCGTGCATCAATCCAGCAAAAACTTGCCGGTTACGGATTCGGGATTGGCGGCGATGTCCTCGGGGGTGCCTTCGGCCACCACCAGGCCGCCGTGTTCGCCTCCGCCGGGGCCGAGGTCCAGCACCCAGTCCGAAGCCTTGACCACGTCCAGATTGTGCTCGATGACCAGCACGGAGGCGCCCCGATCCACCAGTCGATGTAACACCTTGATCAGCTTGCCCACCTCGTGCATGTGCAGGCCAGTGGTGGGTTCATCCAGGATGTACAGGGTGCCGGGCAAGCTTCGCTTGCCCAGTTCGCGGCTGATCTTGATGCGTTGGGCCTCGCCACCGGAAAGGGTGGTCGCGGGTTGTCCCAGGCGTAGATATTCCAAACCCACATCTTCCAGGATAGACAGACGGCGCACGAGTGCTGGATAGTTTTCGAAGAATTTCAGGGACTGGCGCACCGTGAGGTTCAGGACCTCCGAAATGTTCAACCCCTTGTAGGTCACGTCCAGGGTCTCGCGATTATAGCGCTTGCCCTTGCAGACGTCGCATTTGACGAACACATCAGGCAGAAAGTGCATTTCCACGCGGATATGCCCGTCGCCCCGACAGGATTCGCAGCGCCCGCCACGCACATTGAAGCTGAAGCGCCCAAGCTTGTAGCCCCGGGCCTTGGACTCCTTGGTGCCCGCAAAAATCTTTCGGATTTCGTCGAAGATTTTGGTGTAGGTCGCGGGGTTGGAGCGTGGCGTGCGGCCAATGGGCGTCTGGTCGATGGACACGATGCGTTCGATCTTGTCGATGCCGTCGATGCCCGAGAGTTGGCCCGGGTTGTCTACCTTGATGCCACGCGCCAAGGCCAGATGCTTGTACAGAGTATCCACCACCAGCGAACTCTTGCCCGAACCGGAAACCCCGGTGACACAGGTCAGACTGCCCAGAGGGATACTCACATCCAGGCCGCGCAGATTGTTGGTAGTCACGTTTTTCAGGGTAATGGAGCCGTTGGCCGGGCGTCGCTGTTCGGGTTGCTCGATGGTCAGATCGCCACGCAGATACTTGGCAGTCAGGCTCTTCTTGCTTTTCATCAGGTCGGGGACGTTGCCCTTGTAGACGATTTCGCCGCCAAGCCAGCCCGATCCCGGTCCAAGTTCGATGACATGGTCGGCATTTCTGATGGTGGCTTCATCGTGCTCGACCACCAACACTGTATTGCCCCTGCCCTGCAACTCGCGCAGGGTTTCCAGAAGCCGGTCATTGTCGCGCGGGTGCAGGCCGATGGACGGTTCATCCAGAACATAGGTCACGCCCACCAACCCGGAGCCAAGCTGGCCTGCCAGACGGATGCGCTGGGCCTCACCACCCGAAAGGGTACTCATGTTGCGGGCGAGCGAGATATAATCCAGGCCGACATTGACCAAAAATCTCAATCTGTGAGTGAGTTCCTTCATCAGTGGCTCAGCGACGGGAGCTTGTGCGTCGTTGAAGCTCAGTCCTTGCAGCCACTTCAGGGCACGGCGGATGGACAGGCTGGTGAATTCAAAGACGTTCAGATCTTCCACTCGGGCAGCCAGCGTTTCGGGGCGCAGGCGCGCGCCGTTGCAGGCCGGACAGGGCCGTGCCTGTCTGAAGCGAGAGAGCTCGTCGCGCCAGACATGGCCAAAGCTCATGCCCGCTTCAAGCATGGCAAGTACACCTTCCCAGTCGACTGTAGCGTCGCCATGGAACAGTGCCTGATGGGCGTCCTCGGAGAATTCACCAATGGGTGTCTTCAGGCTGAAGCCGTGACGTTTGCCTAATTTTTTGAGCTTGCCCTCATAGCGTTCGAACACTCGCGGGTTCTTCCAAGGGATGATGGCACCCCCTGCCAGTGAGAGTCCTTTGTTAGGAGCCAGAAGATTAGGTTCGAAATAATCTACACTGCCGATGCCTGAGCAAACCGGGCACGCCCCTTGGGGGCTATTGAAGGAGAAAAGTTGAGGAGACAGGGCTGGGAGGCTGACCCTGCAATGCGTACAGACGGATTCGGAGCTGAAGAGGATGTCTTCTCCGTCCCGATCGCCGCCTACCAGATTCACGGTTAACCGCCCCTGACCATAGCGCAGGGCCAGTTCCACGGAGTCCGCCAAGCGCTTGCGCATGCCTTCGCGGACCACGAGACGGTCCACGACAAGATCTACGCTGTGCTTCTTTTTCTTGTCCAGCTCGGGCAGTGGTTCGAGGTTTGTGACTTTGCCGTTCACGCGCACTCGCACAAAGCCTTCGGACAAAAGCTTTTTCATGCGATCAGCATGAGTGCCTTTCTGATGTTCGGTCAGCGGGGCCAGGAGTAGAAACTTGCTGCTTTCGGGCAAGGCCATGATCTCGTCCACGATCTCGTCTGAGGACTGGGAACGGATGGGCCTGCCACAATCCGGGCAGTACATGGTGCCCAAGCGGGCAAAGAAGACGCGGAGGAAATCGTAG is part of the Desulfovibrio ferrophilus genome and harbors:
- the uvrA gene encoding excinuclease ABC subunit UvrA produces the protein MNHDCIHIEGARHHNLKDLDLDIPRGKLVVVCGPSGSGKSTLAFDIIYAEGQRRYVESLSAYARQFLPQMDKPKVDKIEGLSPAISLEQQTTSRNPRSTVGTVTEIYDFLRVFFARLGTMYCPDCGRPIRSQSSDEIVDEIMALPESSKFLLLAPLTEHQKGTHADRMKKLLSEGFVRVRVNGKVTNLEPLPELDKKKKHSVDLVVDRLVVREGMRKRLADSVELALRYGQGRLTVNLVGGDRDGEDILFSSESVCTHCRVSLPALSPQLFSFNSPQGACPVCSGIGSVDYFEPNLLAPNKGLSLAGGAIIPWKNPRVFERYEGKLKKLGKRHGFSLKTPIGEFSEDAHQALFHGDATVDWEGVLAMLEAGMSFGHVWRDELSRFRQARPCPACNGARLRPETLAARVEDLNVFEFTSLSIRRALKWLQGLSFNDAQAPVAEPLMKELTHRLRFLVNVGLDYISLARNMSTLSGGEAQRIRLAGQLGSGLVGVTYVLDEPSIGLHPRDNDRLLETLRELQGRGNTVLVVEHDEATIRNADHVIELGPGSGWLGGEIVYKGNVPDLMKSKKSLTAKYLRGDLTIEQPEQRRPANGSITLKNVTTNNLRGLDVSIPLGSLTCVTGVSGSGKSSLVVDTLYKHLALARGIKVDNPGQLSGIDGIDKIERIVSIDQTPIGRTPRSNPATYTKIFDEIRKIFAGTKESKARGYKLGRFSFNVRGGRCESCRGDGHIRVEMHFLPDVFVKCDVCKGKRYNRETLDVTYKGLNISEVLNLTVRQSLKFFENYPALVRRLSILEDVGLEYLRLGQPATTLSGGEAQRIKISRELGKRSLPGTLYILDEPTTGLHMHEVGKLIKVLHRLVDRGASVLVIEHNLDVVKASDWVLDLGPGGGEHGGLVVAEGTPEDIAANPESVTGKFLLD